The proteins below come from a single Priestia megaterium NBRC 15308 = ATCC 14581 genomic window:
- a CDS encoding DMT family transporter — MKTSQHIGFLMVISGTALWGVSGPMIQWLFQNSSLTSSKFLIVRLLLAGIITLTLLYLTKKNIFGVWKHPSHWVQLIIFGVLGMLGAQYAFIETIRVSNAVTAMLFQFLGPVLITIYITIQTKKLPTIIQLLAVVAALVGTFFLITNGSVENIVFSKKAIILGLLTTLGFTFYTLHPRALIKEWGTVIIVGWGMLIGGIALLIYSEGFSAVHLTHTLTFNTLLILFLVIISGTLSFILYIGSLKYLSATETSLLSSIEPLVAAVVSIIWLNESFGMYQLLGGLLITAAVVLLSMHNE, encoded by the coding sequence ATGAAAACATCGCAGCATATTGGATTTTTAATGGTTATTAGTGGGACTGCATTATGGGGAGTCTCGGGTCCAATGATACAATGGCTCTTTCAAAATAGTAGCCTCACATCAAGTAAATTTCTCATTGTAAGGTTACTACTTGCCGGCATTATAACTTTGACACTACTATATCTTACTAAAAAAAATATATTTGGTGTTTGGAAGCATCCAAGCCATTGGGTCCAACTAATTATATTTGGTGTTCTAGGGATGCTTGGCGCTCAGTATGCTTTTATTGAAACCATCCGTGTGAGTAATGCCGTTACGGCAATGCTATTTCAATTTCTTGGTCCTGTTTTAATCACCATTTACATCACAATACAAACAAAGAAACTACCAACGATAATACAACTATTGGCGGTCGTTGCAGCTTTAGTGGGAACTTTTTTTCTAATTACGAATGGTTCTGTTGAAAATATTGTATTTTCGAAGAAAGCCATTATCCTTGGTCTACTTACAACACTGGGCTTTACTTTTTATACCCTCCATCCTAGAGCATTGATAAAAGAGTGGGGGACCGTTATCATCGTTGGCTGGGGCATGTTAATTGGTGGCATTGCTTTACTTATATACAGCGAAGGTTTTAGTGCGGTACATTTGACACATACATTAACATTTAACACGTTATTAATATTGTTTCTCGTAATTATTAGTGGGACGTTATCTTTTATCCTCTACATTGGTAGTCTTAAATATTTAAGCGCAACGGAAACAAGTCTATTATCTAGCATTGAACCACTAGTTGCAGCAGTTGTTTCAATCATTTGGTTAAACGAATCATTTGGAATGTATCAACTGTTAGGTGGACTTCTTATTACCGCTGCGGTTGTTCTTTTATCCATGCACAATGAATAA
- a CDS encoding methyltransferase family protein: MQGYFAIISLLLMMIMVIIRAKQLGKKGIKAFKFGELDKKDFFIIPFALLFFYLIFSSVFDLPKLGTKLFSNEVFSWIGVGLCTMGLVLFSLSIISFGKSFRVGIDEEKPGELITTGVFTISRNPIYTAFGFVLIGIFLILPNWILLLYVFTGIWLFNRQVQLEEKSLKKIYGEEYEAYCKKVRKYL; this comes from the coding sequence ATGCAAGGATATTTTGCAATCATATCATTACTTTTAATGATGATAATGGTTATAATTCGTGCTAAACAGTTGGGGAAAAAGGGAATTAAAGCTTTTAAATTTGGTGAGCTAGATAAAAAAGATTTCTTTATTATCCCATTTGCATTACTGTTTTTTTATCTTATTTTCTCTAGTGTTTTTGATTTGCCCAAACTAGGTACCAAACTATTTAGCAATGAAGTCTTTAGTTGGATAGGTGTAGGTTTATGCACGATGGGTTTAGTATTATTCTCGTTAAGCATAATTTCATTTGGGAAAAGTTTTAGAGTTGGAATTGATGAAGAAAAACCAGGTGAACTTATAACAACAGGTGTTTTTACGATTAGCCGTAATCCCATTTACACAGCTTTTGGATTTGTTTTAATAGGGATATTCTTAATTTTACCAAACTGGATATTATTATTGTACGTATTTACTGGAATTTGGCTTTTTAATCGTCAGGTTCAACTTGAAGAAAAATCCTTGAAAAAGATTTACGGTGAAGAATATGAAGCATACTGTAAAAAAGTTCGTAAATACCTTTAG
- a CDS encoding PLP-dependent aminotransferase family protein: MMELTPMLDLHSRKPLYVQLYSFIKQEIETGKLPPYSKLPSKRKLSRHLQVSQNTIEAAYEQLVAEGYIEGISRKGYFVCKIEQSFRNLKESVIYIKEKSYKNNFAFDFTQTGVDYYSFPFTVFRKISNDILRDENKDLLRIGHPQGEYDLREAIALYLYKSRGVRASPSQIIIGSGTPTLIRLLFRLVKGSLYAVEDPGYHRRLVTFEKGNANVRLIALDDDGIMISKLEDSDADIAFVTPSHQFPCGMIMSISRRKQLLNWAQKKDGRYIVEDDYDSEFRYSGKPIPALQSLDSQEKVIYMGTFSKALLPSLRISYMVLPQPLIENFHKNHFSFVQSVSRLDQEIIKRFMQEGYWEKHINKMRVVYRKKRDGLIAAISTYFPDSVEVIGLNSGLHFLMQPNNGMSEQELIESAAKYSIKVYPVSEYGQNNNQTVLLGFAVLSEKEIHTAIQLLAKAWMG, translated from the coding sequence ATAATGGAATTAACACCAATGCTTGATTTACATAGTAGAAAACCTCTATATGTACAGTTGTATAGTTTTATAAAACAGGAAATCGAAACAGGAAAGCTCCCACCCTACTCTAAGCTGCCTTCCAAACGGAAACTTTCTAGGCATTTACAGGTTAGTCAAAATACCATTGAAGCAGCATACGAGCAACTTGTTGCAGAAGGATATATCGAAGGAATTTCACGTAAAGGGTACTTTGTATGTAAAATAGAGCAATCATTTCGTAACCTAAAAGAAAGCGTTATATATATCAAAGAAAAGTCCTATAAAAATAATTTCGCCTTTGATTTCACTCAAACAGGCGTAGATTATTACTCATTTCCTTTTACAGTATTCAGGAAAATATCTAATGATATATTAAGGGATGAAAATAAAGACTTATTAAGGATAGGACATCCTCAGGGAGAATATGATCTTCGTGAAGCCATCGCTTTATACCTTTACAAGTCTCGAGGTGTTCGAGCATCACCAAGTCAGATAATTATTGGATCAGGTACACCAACACTTATTAGACTTTTATTTAGGCTAGTAAAAGGAAGTTTGTATGCTGTGGAGGATCCTGGGTATCATCGCAGACTTGTAACCTTTGAAAAGGGGAACGCAAATGTACGTCTAATTGCCCTTGATGATGATGGGATAATGATATCTAAATTAGAGGATAGTGATGCTGACATAGCTTTTGTTACCCCATCACATCAATTTCCGTGTGGAATGATTATGTCCATTTCAAGACGGAAACAGCTTTTAAACTGGGCTCAAAAAAAAGATGGGCGTTACATTGTAGAGGATGATTATGACAGTGAGTTTCGTTATTCAGGAAAGCCAATTCCGGCTTTACAAAGTTTAGATTCTCAAGAGAAAGTAATCTATATGGGGACGTTCTCAAAAGCATTACTACCCTCATTACGTATAAGTTATATGGTACTCCCCCAACCATTAATTGAAAATTTTCATAAAAATCACTTTAGCTTCGTTCAGTCTGTATCACGCCTTGACCAAGAAATCATTAAAAGATTTATGCAGGAAGGCTACTGGGAAAAACATATTAATAAAATGCGAGTTGTTTACAGAAAAAAAAGAGATGGACTCATCGCAGCAATTTCAACTTATTTTCCAGACTCCGTTGAAGTTATTGGGCTTAATTCTGGGTTACATTTTTTAATGCAGCCAAATAATGGTATGAGTGAACAAGAACTTATTGAAAGCGCAGCAAAATATAGTATCAAAGTCTACCCAGTATCGGAATATGGGCAGAATAATAACCAAACTGTTCTGTTAGGCTTTGCAGTCCTATCTGAAAAAGAAATTCATACGGCAATTCAATTGTTAGCAAAAGCTTGGATGGGATAA